ACTCCTGCCTCCTGGGATCAAGTCCCAAATAAAGCACCTCACCCAAGTGCTTGGCTCCACGCGTGCTGTGTGTAAAGCCCGCGGTGGGTACTCTCCGTGCCTGCTGCTGTGTTTTTTACTCTGCTAAGGCCCGGGCCAGCGCTTCTCAACCCCTTGACCCTGTCTGTTAAACAAGAATCTCCTGATCTAAGAAAATTGCTATAAAGGACTCTACAtagcaatattaaaaatgaacaattgctaaaattaatttcacctgtttctactGTTTaaatgtgactactagaaaatttggaataattttgaaTCTGAATTGTGGGTTAATAATAGAACTGAATTGAGTTGTTAAATTTCCTGATTCTGATAACTACTCTAACTGTGTAAGAGAATGTCCTGTTCTTAAGAACGATACACTGAAGCATTTAGGAGTAAAGAGTatcatgtctgcaacttactctcagggtctttgcacttgctgtttcctctacctggaatCCTCTTCCTCTAGGTCTATGCTGTCCGGTACAGCAGCTGGGGGCCACCTGTGacttgagcatttgaaatgtgattagtgtgactgaggaatttctttttttaatttataaattttaagtaatttaaattttaaaactgaagcaGTGTGAAATATTCCATTAAACAACTTAATGTTTGGGTAggactacattttattttatctgttgAAAATTAAgtgtctgaattgagatgtgctataaaatgaaatacacaccagatttcaaagacagtAAGAGAAAAAGGATTGTAAATACctcattatgtatttttatgttgattacatattgaagtgataatattttgtgtatattgggttaaatagagtataagttaaattatttaaattaatttcacctgtttctactgtttactgtgaaaattaaaaataacatttatgccTCACATTGTATTTCTACTGGACAGTACTACTCTAGGAGTCCATGTGGCTTATTCTCTCACTACAATTTGCTAAATGACATAATTAGAACAGTGACATAATTGTCTCCCTGATGCTTTTCTCAACCACCCTAGTTAAATTGTACCCCCTTTCCCTTGGCCCACTTTAGTTTTCTTAGCACTTATCACTATCTAACCTATTACATATTTCACCTATTGCTTTTATTTACTGTTGATTTTCCCCACTAGAATCTCAGCCCGACAAGAATAAGAATTTTAgcctgtttggctcaaataaactcttgtaaagaaaataataattttagcatGTCTTATTCACTGTTGCCCTTGCCCTGTTCTTTGATCTGGCTTACAGCAGACACTCAGCaaatatggaatgaatgaatgacacagATTTGCTTCATTACCCAGTCTGAGGGGTCCATATCTCCAAGATTGCCCACCCTCTTTGTGGAGACTCCAGGGAAACTGCCTCCTCCTTGGTTAGGGACAGAAACTCGGCCTGGCATTTGGAACAGGACAGACAGGTCTGCATCCTGACTTGTCCCTGAACCTGGAGACTCCCAGAATCTGCTGcgtccctgccccctccctcagtGTCCATCCCCCACTTCCAGGGGCAGCTCCCTGATTTTCTCTAGAGACCTATTCCTCCCCCAATTTTAGTACACATGGTTTAGTACACATGACAACAGTCCCCAGTGAAGCATGTGACACTAGCCAAGGGAGCCAGCGCTGGGACTTTGGTTGGAACTATAAGGGAAGAGTGATTCTCCTAGTGGCTGCTAAATGAGGGGGTGTATGTTTGGAGGTTTTGAGAGACGCGCTGGCCACCACCAAATAAGAATGAAGTCAAATCAGAGGGAGGAACTGAGAGATGGAGATAATGTTTGAGTCCCGGATCTAGCAGTGCTTGCAATCCTGAACTTTTCAGTTacccacaaaaataaattcccattTCTGTTTAAATCAGTGAGGTTTGGGCTTCAGTCTCTTGCTCCCGGTGTGTCCTCACGCCAGTGACTTCCTCTCTAGAGACTCAGTTTCCCATTCTGTTAAGTGGGGACACATCATTGGGtggctgtgagaattaaaggagatgGGATCTAAGGTACACATCCAGGAACCTAGCACAGGGTTCCTGCCTCTGTTCTTGAGTCTGATTCTGCTCTACCTCTTGTCCCAACACTTTTAGCTCTGGGGAGGGAGCAACACTTTTTAGCTCTGGGGAGCTTAGACACCTGAGGCTGGGTCCTGGACTCCAGGACTGAGCCCTGGAAATTCAGCTTGGTGTCATCAAGACCCGGGGAAGAGGGGTTTCACAGTCCTGTACCAGTGACAGCCCAGCCTGGGAGCCCACCATGTAGAATGTTTGAACAGCACCAGTATGGATGCAGGACAGGGGCTACAGAAGGTGCTGTTGGCACCTTGCCGACATCACCTGCACCCTTTCTGTAAATACCTCTAGCTTCCTGTGGCAAGCACCTGTGCTTTGCCTGAGGGGTCTTTACAGACAGGAGAGGCTGGAAGTTCTGGGGAACTGACAACATCAGTAACCAGTGAGTGATGGGAGTTGGTACATAAACGCCAACTTCTTCGACCCTTGGGTAGAACCACCTTGAGTGTGTTCGACACAGTCTCCTACAGGTCCCTAGTGGGGTAGCACCCCTGGGGCCCAGGGCAGCAACCAGCTCTTCAACTCCCTTCCCTGGCTTACTTCCCACTCTCCTATCAATCTGCCTAGGATCCccttctaaataaattatttgtgcttgaattttttttttgggggggaaggggaacaggactttattggagaacagtgtataattccaggcctttttttccccaagtcaagttgtcctttcaatcttagttgtggagggtgccgttcagcatcaagttgttgttctttcagtcttagttgtggagggcgcagctcagctccaggtccagttgccgttgctagttgcagggggcacagcccaccatcccttgtgggagtcgaaccggcaaccttgtggttgagagcccactggcccatgtgggaatcgaaccggcagccttcagagttaggagcacggagctccaaccgcctaagccactgggctggcccctgtgCTTGAATTTTTGTCTCAGGGTGTGATGGACTGTCATTTCTGTGTTCCAGGCGCAAGGCAAAGGGATCTGTGGAGGGAGCTCTCCAGATATATCAGGGCTCTATCCCAGATTCTGAGTACTCAAGCACCCAATAGCCTCGTCCATCCTGCTTGTGTCCTCTCAAAATTCtgatgttgaaatcctaatcgtGATGGTATTAGAAAGAGGAATCTTTGGAAGATGGTTAGGTGATGAGGGCGGAGCCCTCATGGAAATGATTAGTGCCCTTCATCTCTTTTGAGACCCCAGAAAGCTCCCTGCCCCTTCTTCGATGTGAGGAGacagcaagaagatggctgtCTATGAACAAGGAAGCAACCCCTCAGCAGACACTGaatcagccagcaccttgatcttggacttttcaggatgcagaactgtgaaaaatatatttctgttgtgtaTAAGCCACCCCTGCTATGTTATTTTGTGATAGCAGCCCAAGACACATCCTTCGACAGTTACCATTTATTACATATGTCTGGGCTGTGTACTCAGATTGGGGGGGGACCATTGACATAGCTGAGTACCAGGTAAGGTGTCCTGGCCAGTCGGACGGGAGAGCAGCAGGGGCCCCCTGACTGGGGCAGGAGCAATGTGGCACCCaccaggagaaggaagaggagaaggaggaggaggaggaaggtcaGGGGCCGTCTGGGTGCAGGAGCGGGGGCTCTGTGAAGGGAAATGCAGTGTTAAGTGCACGGTGGGCTACAACCATGAGCCCTGTCCCCTACACCCCCAGACCCATCTCCCAGGCATCTCACCCAGAATCTACCTCCAGCATCACATCCTGGAGATTGGAAGATGCTTGCCTCTTCTTGTCCTAAGGATAGATAGCAGCCAGCAGCAGAATGGGTGACAGTGACACTTAGTGTGGACTTTCCATTACTCCTATAGCTTTATAGGGCTGGGCttatttctcctcctttcctggcACCCACTTGATCCCCAGGAGCCTTCATGGGCTTGGAATATCTCCAAGTGTAGTGGATGTCTACCTGTGCCTTCCAGCCAATCCTCCTTTTGCTGGTAACAGTGGCTCAATTTGGCAGCAGGGGTGTCACACCTCTCTGCTCTCCTAACCCCACACCTCCACCGCCATGATTGGGCATGTGATCTATATCTGGCCAATCAGAGCCCTCCATTGGCTTGACCACTGTGATTGATATAGGCCATGACACAAGCTGGGCAAGTGGAGTCAGCCCTGGGACTTTGGTGCTAGTAGGTCAGAGGCATGCTCCTTCTCCTGGGTGGGTAAACCAGTGGAAAGTGAGTGTGTAGCTTCTGGGGCAGCAATTTTTGCTGAGAAGAAATCCACCTCGGGGAAGTAGATTTGAGAGAGGGAGGGACCGAGTCCGAGATTCCCAAGTGGTACACCTGGCTGAAGACCAGCTCACCTGAGACTTCCGGAGCAGGGAGCGCCTTCGGTGACCTGCTAAGTGTTTCTGGTGGCTGAAACCCGACATAAGTATGTCCTGTGGGGGGAGAGAGGTGTGGGGTCCTGGGAGAACCACtgacaaagagacaaagagaccCAAGGTTGGGGAAGGGCCACCATGGGGGGTGTCACACAGATGAGAttctgggggaagagaaagatCTTGGGAAGAGACGAAGAGAGGGGCAGGGCCAAAGGAACCAAGAGAGGAGAgacattattcattcattcattcaacaaatatttaatgagtgtctattacgtgccaggcactgttccaggagCTGAGGACATAATGGCAATGGAAACAGGCTAAGTATTGGCATCCATGGAGCTTTTATTCTAGCAAGAGAGAGACACcataaattagtaaataaatgtataatgtaaAGGTGTGGTGAGTGCTGTTAGGAAACAAAGAGGATAAGGAGCGATAATGTTTGGAGGCCAGAGCAGGCCTCTGTGAAGAGCTGACATTTGAGGAGAGACTGGAATGAAATGAGGAGGCAAGCGGGGCACGCATCTGGGGGCTTTGAAATGGGAGTGGATTTGGAATGTTTGAAGAAGAGCCAGGAGGCTAGTATGGCTGTAGTGAGTTAAGCCAGGGGGAGAGTGAGAGTAAAGGAGGAAATGTAGACATAgatgagagagaaacagaaagagggagATAGAGGAAGATACAGAAACTGAAAGAGACACAAGGAGGGAGGAAAACACTGAGAcaccaagagagaaagagacactgagagaaacagaaggaaagacagaGCCACCAGCCCTCCATGAAACGGAAGGACCTTTCTAGGAGGTACACAGAGGTGTCCTATGAGTGCCTGGGTGGAGATGTCCCCCACCTGCTCTTACCTCAAGGCCTTGTCCCCTGCTTTGGGGGCCCCTGTGGCCACATAGCTCACAGGGAGTCCCTGGTGTCCAGGCTGTCTTTTGCCCCAATGGCTCGAGGCCCCCAACGTCCCCTGCTGGGTCCCACTCCAATTCTGCGGGAGTGGGGAGGCTACTGGGTGCCCAGTGTCCCCAGACCCCACCAGGTGCTGGCCAGTCCGAGTCCCCCTCGACCTCTAAATCCTGGTCCAGTGTATTGGCCTCCTCAAACACCTGGTCAGAAGACAGAGGTCAGAGGTCATGGGGGTTGTGAAATTGGCACCAGGGCCGGGGACAGCCAGGGTGGGCCATACCAGGCTGTAGCTGACCAGCTGGGCCTGCAGCTGCCACAGCCGCCGGAAGATGCTGTCTCGGTGGGCTCTGAATGCCCTCAGGACCTGCTGCAGAGATGCCCGGGCCTGAGGCTCACTCCGCTGTGCCAGCCCCTCACCAAACGCCAGCAGTGCATCCACTCTCTCAGCTGCCCCACGTAGGTCTGCCTGTAGGGTCTGTGGACACATGGTTGGACACCACTACCTATCCCCTCACCCCCCGCCACACATACCAGGGGCACCAGAGACCTGGCACCTGGAGTTACATGCCCCGCTTTCCTACCCAGACACCTGGAACATAGAATAAACCCATTTCCCACCCAGAGAAACAGGCACCCACTCCTGAGGCTCTGCCCGCCCGCCCACATCTTGGCCTCCCATTGCCCACCTGCAGCTGGACCATCCCGCTCTGGGCTGATGTCCAAGGCCCCGGGCCTCGCTCTAGGTCCTGCAGCTGGAGACGCAGGCCCAGCAAGCAAAGGTGCAGGTTGTCCTGCTCAGCCTCCAATACCTCCCAGCCAGAGATGGGGCTCTGGGGAACATGGGGGCTGAGTCGTGCTGGTGCACCAGACAAGAACTTGCCCCCACTCCCATTGCCACCCTTCTTTTGCAGATTCCCGCCTTCTGGATGCTTCTCTGTAGCAGAGTCCATCTCTGGGTCTGTACCAGGGCTGTTCCCACCTGGATCCTTCCCAGTGGAGCAGTGCCTGGGGACCTCTATTTCAAAGTCTCCAGGTTTTCAAGGCTCCTGGAAACTTGGATACGTGGGTTCTGGGGGTCTGGCAAGGGGAGGGGTGATGGAACTGGATACCCCCACAAAGAATGGGACTACACCACGGCCAATAATGAAATAATTCTCTCAGTTTGAAATAACTCCTACAATGATTGGTAAAGAATATTTTCTAGAGTGTCCCTCCCGCCACAGGTGCCCAACTTTTCCAGAATCATCACCTCATCCCCAGTGTGGAGGCCAGATTCTGGGGGACAGAGAGGAAGTGGGGGCTGGCACAAGGGGCCTGGGTCACCTCAGCTCACCTCACGGTGTTTGCTCACAGCCGGGTCCTCATGGGAAGAGGGTGTTGGCAATCTGGGGTGACCAGCAGTAGGCTCAGTGTCCCTCAGCCCACCCTGGAAGTGCTCGGGAGGGTCCAAGGAGTCCTGCCCCAGTTTCTGGGAGTGTTCTGGCCTGGGAGGTAGAAGACATTGATAGGCCCTAGGGTGAGCCTGCGTGCCCATTATCTACCCAACCctacccctgcccccagctccctctccccaggtGATCACAGCCACAGTACCTCTTACCCTTAAAGCACCCCTGCTACTGCCCCCATTCTGTTAGGACCCCCAGCCCCTACCTGATTATTTCCTCTCCAGAAGCAGGGCAGATGGTGCATCTGGCAATGTCCACTTCCCTAGGAGCTCCAGGGGGGTGGTTGAGGGGTTCTGAGGGGGGTCTAGGGtccagaggtgggggcagggccatAGCTGGAGGTGGGGGATAATCTGTAGGAGCCCTTTTCCTAGCCAGTGGTGTCCACCCACACCTCCACAGTAGGACTCACCAAGGCCTGTGGCAGCTGGAGGCCCAGGGGCAGGCTCAGCTCCACCTCCTTCCAAGCGAAACCTGGACCCAGGTAATTCGATGCCTGCTCAGATGACAGTGGCACTACTTAACTCCTTCCTCGCTGGCGGACCAGTAGCTTATCTTCCCAAGCTAACTGCACCCCACCCAAGGCGGTTCCAGATATAACCCTGCCCTCTCAAGAGTCTTGGACCCATACATCTGATTCCCACGGCCCACACTAGCTAGCTAAGTTCCCAGACACAGCGCCCCTCAGGAACAGGGCATCtagcctcccacccccaaaaattcaaagccaaagaaagatttttgttggtttatttgaaATGGGGCCTTTCCCCGTGGTTTCCACAAAGTTATTGGGAAAATAACCAGGGGAAGAAGCCTCTGCCCCAGGATTTCAAGGTTGCAGGATCGCAGCTGTCCGGAGGAGGTGAGAGCCCGGGGAAGCCCAGCGGGTCCTGGGGCCAGGTGTCACTTGCTAAGCAGGAGGCCCGCGCGCAGCACGCGGGGCACCCGGCGGATGGTCAGCGAGACGCGGGTGCCGCGGACCAGGCAGGCTCCTGGCCGCGCCGACGGGCAGGCAGCGGCGTTGAGTGGCAAGGAGGCGGTGTCGAGTGGGTCTACGCGGGATGCTGCGATGCCGTGGAGGAGGCGCGTGTAGGCGGCGCCACGGAGCACCAGGAGGCTGCGCGGTTCCAGCAGCAGCGAGATGGCCGGCCGGGGAGGGGGCCGGGGCTGCGGGGCAGGTCGACGGTCAGTGGGTCTCCAGAAGTCGGGGTTAGGATGGGCGAGAAATTAGCAGACTTTGGGAGTCCAGGGGGCGAGGGTCAGCGAGTCCCCAGAGGCAAAGGCTGAGAGGCAAGCGTGCTCCCAGGGACATAAGCGTTGGGATGAAAATCCACGGGTACCAGGGCCAGGGCTACCGGGAACAGGaagggggtgcgggtgggggttAGCAGTCCCTCGGGTGAAGCAGGAACTAGGCTGCACATGGGGGGCGTCTTAGGGAACTGCAACTGGAATCTCCAAGGGGCTAGGGCTGGGACAGAGGAATCAACAGTCCCAGGGAACTGGGCAGAACTGGGCTGATGGTTTGACAAAAGCCGGAAAGTAGGGAGGAGAGGGGCATAGAGTGAGGCAGAGATGATCCAGAGTGGTCTGGGTGTTGTCTGTGGACATCGGGATGTTTGAGGACACGCGCAGAGtaggcggggtggggtgggggtgggggtgtggggggagtgAAGGGGGTATCCAGGAGCATGTGGAGCTAAAAAGGGAAGTCCTAAGGAGCAGTGGAGTTagggtgtgttgtgtgtgtgtgtgtctgggggggGGCTGTTTCTGTGAACATTGGTGGTAAGAAATGCATCATCAGAGAAAGGTCAGGGAAGCTGCTGTCATGAGCAACTCTCACAGAGGACGGCACTCAGGCTatcgggggtggggtgggagggtccTTGAGCAGCCAGGCATGGGTTGAGGTGCCAAGGAGAATCTGGGGATGCCCTACACAGCAGATCACATTATTGGAGTGGCAAGGAGGTCCGAGTTAGGGAGCCCTGTGCAGTGGGCGGAGTGTCAGGATATCTGGGAGGGCATCAGGGACACCTACAAGTGAATGGTGTTGGGGTAACCTGAGGATATTGGTGTCTGCTAGAGAATCCGGGAGCCGTGCATGGGGTATATGGACCTTGGGCTACTGGAACACTCTGAATGTGTGGGGCCAGGGGATCTCTAGGGTGCTGGGGCATTCCAATCAGTAGGTGGGGGTATTGGGGTGTCTGTGTATGTCAAGATTTCTAGGGCCCCCGGCAAGCAGATAGGCTGGGGGTCTGGGAGGATGTGGGCGCACTCCATGAGAGAATAGGGAAGGTGTCTGGGAGGGTATCAGGGTACCCTGCAGGCAGGTGAGATTGGGGCCTCTTGGAAGATGTGGGATGTCAGAGTGCCCACGAGTGGCTTGGGCAGTGTCCCAGGGCCcacctgctctgtagggtcatcATCCTTTGGTTGTCGCGGCTCGTAGAGGTCCAGCATGGTGTGGGAGCCCAGGCTGATGGTGCTGACCGTCGGGTAGTACAGTGGCCCATCCTCGTGGGGCTGGGGAATGGGCACCAGGGCTGGAAAGGGCAGGAGTCCACACCCCCCAACCTCTGGGATTCAAGGGGGGCTCCCcagctggggatgggggtggggtgaatgCTTGGTTGGGGTGTGTGGCTGCTTAATGAGAGTAGAGGTGGGTCAACATGATGCCCTGTGGATCAGAAGTCTGGGGGTTGGAGTTAGGGTGTGTGGTTACCATGATGCCCTCCCCAGGCAGATACTGGTTCACAAGGACGTGGTTGGCTGGGAGACCCCCAAAAAGACTGAGGTCAGACACTTTGTCCACGTAGCGCTGGAGCCACAGGGGCAGTCGCTCAGGAACCATCCCCCGAGGATGGGGAAGCCCACCTGAGGGAGGGCAATGGGGTCCTGAGGGCACCCAACCAAGGAGCCCTGGTACCTGAAGCCCCCATTAGGGATATTCCCGGGGTTGGTAGCACACTGACCTCCTCAGAGACCCCTGACTCTTTGGAGATTACCACCCAACCCTTAAAGGGTTTTCTGATGCCTCCAAACCCCTGGATCCTTTGAGACCCCCAACTTGTAAGAAAATTCCCTAACCCCTCAGGAACTCCGCTGACCCCTCAGAATCCTCCTGGCCCTTGGGAACCCTTGAACCCTCAAGGGCCCccgatatctcgagacaaaccaACCTGAACCACCTGCTCTGGCCCACATCCCCAAATCACCCATGCCCTCAGGCGGGAATACTTACCCCAGTTCTGTAACTTCCTCCCGGAGAGCTGGGTCCACTTTGGCTTTGGGGCATTGAAGACCTGGGAGGTAGGGAGGGGATCATTCCTTTTTCAGGACCACCCTCTCTGATTCTCCCACCCAGGCCAACATCAGGGTCTTTACCTGGGGTGGAAATGGGTCATCTCAGTGTCTGTGGGCTTTCTCTGGGATAGAGAGTTCCCAGGATTTTGCTGTTTGCCCTTTCCCCTGTGGAGGCTGCTGGCCCCAAATCCCATCTGCGTTTACTGGGATTAAGGAAAAGAACCAGGGCTACACAATTGTGGTCTGAATATACTCAGAGGCCTGGCTTAGATTGGGCTCTTTGAGCTCAGCAAATAGTCTAGACCATGTAATTTCCTGATTCCTGGGCTATCTCAGAACAGTCTGACTTCTGGAACCTCCTTGTTCCCATCACCTGGGGGAGAGAATGTGCTAAATTGGGTTATCTCAGCAGAACAAAAAGAGTACTTTGAAAATTATCCACTGCCAAGATCCCAAGGATCTAGAATGGGCAATCTGCAAGAAGTCCAAGAAGTCTACACTCTACTCAATAATCTCCTCATTCCCTCTATGGAATGGGGCTGGAACGGGCTCTGTCAGCACAAGTCTGTTTTCTGTGGCTAACTTATTCCTGGGGCTCAAAACTAGACAGGACTAGTTGGGATAGCACAGGGAAGATCTGTGCTCTATAACTAAGACTGGGGCTGCAAGGGCTTATCCCAGTCCAGGACTCTGTTTTGAAAATTCTTCTTTCCCCAAATCTCAAAAGCAGAATACAGACTGCGTTATGTCAGCACAGGTGGTCTGTGCTTGGAAACTTTGTTCCCAAGATTCTGGGTCTGCTGAGTTATCTCAGCAGAGGAAGAGTTTACACTGTAACATTCTGAGGTCTGGGCTACCTCAGCACAGAAATCTGAACACTGCAAATTCTTCATTCCCCAAATATTAAGGGCCTGAACTGGGCTATCTCAGCACAGAGAGTATGTGCTCTGTAACTTCCTTGTTTCTGAGGCTCTGGGCTTGTCCCGTGCTGTTCCAGCATTAGGAATCTGATCTCAATAACATTCTTGTTTTGGAATCTGGACCAGCGTATCTCAGCACACGGAGTGTGAGCTCCATAATACACCTCCTTTCTAAGAATCAGTTTGGTTTCTTCTAAGCCTCCTGGGAAAAGCATTTACAGGCCCAACAGGTCAGAGAGGAACAGGGAAGGTGAGGGATGGGTGCTGTGTGGCACTCTCCTTACTGCCAGGACCCTCACTGTAGCCTTGGGGGCTCTTACACAGGACCTAGGATCTGGAAATATGGGAGAAAACAGACCAGAAGGACATGGGGTCACCTGTCGAAGCAAATACTCCTCCTCTTCCTTGGAGATGAAGTCAGGGACATAGTAGATTACAGGTGGTGCCTAGGATAGAGAGATCCCCTGAAGGTGGGGCCCTTCGACCTACACAGGTGCCCTAGCATCGCTGAGCAGTCCCTCCCTCTGGAGTGAGGCTCAGGATGTCCTTGGACCGGCCCAGACCTGAAGTCAAGGGACCAATGCCCATtttgggggtgggaagtgggtgTGAGGGAAGGGCTGGGCCCTGAGAGTAAGAATGAACTTGGAGGGAACAGTACCAACTCACAAACCCAGGAGTCAGCCTGCCTATCCCCACTCTACCTCCCGCCTCTAGTCCCCACCTTCACCCTCTGTACCCCCAGTCCTGACAACCTGCTCCACCCTGAATGCTTCCAGGGCTGGGACCCTGGAGTCCTGATCCTCCATCGACACCAACTCCATGCACCCAGTCCTGTGGGAAGGGGAGGACATGCTGAAGTCACCAAGCCTCCCACTCTCAGGCTATGATCCTGCTTTCTGTTCTGTCATGGGCCAGGGCCTCACCTCAGCCCTTTAATCAAACTAACTTGGTTTCTAAAACCTGAGTCCTCAGCATCTGAAAAGCCACCCAGAACCCTTGCCCAGACACTATGAGCACCCAGAACACTCACCCAAACTCCATCCACCAAAGGCCTATCAAACTACACATATTTGTTCTCTCAAGCCTTTTACATCCTGTGCGTCCAGGGTCGTACCCGAGCCCCTTTAAATACCTTAATTTGAGACCCCACCCTAACAACTTCCGACCTGCAGCCATGAGCCCCATTCCCTAACAGCATTCAGAGTCCCCAGGGGCCCTCCTCCGGCTGCAAGCCCTTTCAGATGCCCCATTCTGAACCCTTCTGTGCCCCCAATCCGAGTCTCCTCTGACAAGTCCACTCTGTCTCTTTGGATCTCCCCATTCTGGACACCCTCTGATTTCCCTTCCCGAGCTCCCCTTCACTGCAGCACCCTTGGATCTATATAGCCCCGAGCCTGACTCCTCTCAAACCTTTCCTTCCTGAACTCCTTAAGACCCCTCTGAGTCTTCTAGGACTGCACACTCTGAGCTTCCTCGGACTGCTATCTGAGCTTCCCTGGATCCCCACCCTCAGCTCCCTTGGACCTCTATTTCCGCCCTCTGCCACCCACAAAACTGACCGTCCACCAGCGTCCCCTCCAACATCCAAATTCAACACCCCCATTCCTTTCCCAGCCACTTCCGCCTCCACGTTCCTGACGAAGGAGTCCTCAGACCAATGGGAACTCTCAAAGGCCTTAAGGTCCGCCTTCCACCCAATCCGCGCTGTCACTCAGTGTTGCCCGGTCCCTTCACCCTCGTTCCGTGATAGGCTGTACCTCAGGGCCTCTGAGCCACTGGGGACTTTTCGGAGACGTTTTCTGTTGCCACCGACCAATCAGAGCTTCAGAACGGAACCTGTCCATACTGCGGAGTTGGCCCAGATAGGAAGGGCAGCCGTGGCGACCGCAGGAAGGAGGCAAGACTGTGAGCACTTCCCGCAGGCTAGACCATCCTATGCCCGAGCAGCAGGGAAACGAGATTGAAGATTTCCTCTCCCATCCTCCCTCGACAAAGGTTAGGGAGGCAGGGCCGTAACTCCCCAAACACTGGCCTGACACAGAAAAGCCATAGAAACGTCTTTATTGAAGGGAGCAGGGGTCATGCTGAGTTCAGGGACATGCAGTGAAGGGGCAGTCGTGAGCTGTCCTTGATAGTCAGGGCTCCAGGTTCGCCCTGGACTCTTGGGCCTTCAGGGTCTCCCCCAGGCTGTTGGTCTGGCCTGGGTGAGGTCCTTTGGGGCCAGTGACTCAGATTTGGTGTTTTGGACCTGTGACCAGAACGTAGATTGAAATGG
The DNA window shown above is from Rhinolophus ferrumequinum isolate MPI-CBG mRhiFer1 chromosome 15, mRhiFer1_v1.p, whole genome shotgun sequence and carries:
- the SYNE4 gene encoding nesprin-4 isoform X1 is translated as MALPPPLDPRPPSEPLNHPPGAPREVDIARCTICPASGEEIIRPEHSQKLGQDSLDPPEHFQGGLRDTEPTAGHPRLPTPSSHEDPAVSKHRESPISGWEVLEAEQDNLHLCLLGLRLQLQDLERGPGPWTSAQSGMVQLQTLQADLRGAAERVDALLAFGEGLAQRSEPQARASLQQVLRAFRAHRDSIFRRLWQLQAQLVSYSLVFEEANTLDQDLEVEGDSDWPAPGGVWGHWAPSSLPTPAELEWDPAGDVGGLEPLGQKTAWTPGTPCELCGHRGPQSRGQGLEDILMSGFSHQKHLAGHRRRSLLRKSQDKKRQASSNLQDVMLESPRSCTQTAPDLPPPPPSPLPSPGGCHIAPAPVRGPLLLSRPTGQDTLPGTQLCQWSPPNLSTQPRHM
- the SYNE4 gene encoding nesprin-4 isoform X3; translation: MALPPPLDPRPPSEPLNHPPGAPREVDIARCTICPASGEEIIRPEHSQKLGQDSLDPPEHFQGGLRDTEPTAGHPRLPTPSSHEDPAVSKHRESPISGWEVLEAEQDNLHLCLLGLRLQLQDLERGPGPWTSAQSGMVQLQTLQADLRGAAERVDALLAFGEGLAQRSEPQARASLQQVLRAFRAHRDSIFRRLWQLQAQLVSYSLVFEEANTLDQDLEVEGDSDWPAPGGVWGHWAPSSLPTPAELEWDPAGDVGGLEPLGQKTAWTPGTPCELCGHRGPQSRGQGLEVRAGPHTSLPPQDILMSGFSHQKHLAGHRRRSLLRKSQDKKRQASSNLQDVMLEVDSGAPAPAPRRPLTFLLLLLLLFLLLVGATLLLPQSGGPCCSPVRLARTPYLVLSYVNGPPPI
- the SYNE4 gene encoding nesprin-4 isoform X2, with product MALPPPLDPRPPSEPLNHPPGAPREVDIARCTICPASGEEIIRPEHSQKLGQDSLDPPEHFQGGLRDTEPTAGHPRLPTPSSHEDPAVSKHRESPISGWEVLEAEQDNLHLCLLGLRLQLQDLERGPGPWTSAQSGMVQLQTLQADLRGAAERVDALLAFGEGLAQRSEPQARASLQQVLRAFRAHRDSIFRRLWQLQAQLVSYSLVFEEANTLDQDLEVEGDSDWPAPGGVWGHWAPSSLPTPAELEWDPAGDVGGLEPLGQKTAWTPGTPCELCGHRGPQSRGQGLEDILMSGFSHQKHLAGHRRRSLLRKSQDKKRQASSNLQDVMLEVDSGAPAPAPRRPLTFLLLLLLLFLLLVGATLLLPQSGGPCCSPVRLARTPYLVLSYVNGPPPI